A portion of the Halobacillus ihumii genome contains these proteins:
- a CDS encoding anthranilate synthase component II, which translates to MIVMIDNYDSFTYNLSQYFRLLDEDVVVYRNDQATIKKIEHLAPDLLVISPGPGHPTESGICYEVLNHFYRTIPILGICLGHQIIVDFFGGKVAKGKRPMHGKVTMMTHDGKSIFHGVPCVVQATRYHSLQTPAEDLPLSLEISAMSEDSVVMAVRHHTHPVEGIQFHPESILTEHGFQMLSNAYDRALLFQKTEEEEVTV; encoded by the coding sequence ATGATTGTAATGATTGATAACTATGATTCATTTACCTATAATTTGTCTCAATATTTTCGACTTCTGGACGAAGATGTAGTCGTTTATAGAAATGACCAAGCTACCATTAAGAAAATAGAGCATTTAGCTCCAGACTTGCTTGTGATTTCACCAGGTCCGGGACATCCTACTGAATCAGGAATTTGTTATGAGGTGTTGAACCATTTTTATAGAACAATACCAATTCTCGGGATTTGCTTAGGTCACCAGATTATTGTTGATTTTTTTGGAGGAAAGGTTGCGAAAGGAAAGCGTCCGATGCACGGGAAAGTAACCATGATGACGCACGATGGAAAGTCTATTTTTCATGGTGTTCCATGTGTGGTACAGGCAACCAGGTATCATTCGCTTCAAACCCCGGCTGAAGATCTTCCGTTGTCATTAGAAATTAGCGCTATGTCAGAAGATTCAGTAGTCATGGCAGTTCGACATCATACTCATCCTGTTGAAGGAATTCAGTTTCATCCGGAGTCTATTTTGACAGAACATGGTTTTCAAATGTTAAGCAACGCTTATGATCGGGCCCTATTGTTTCAAAAAACAGAGGAAGAG
- a CDS encoding carbon starvation protein A produces MSGIWLAIAGIIIFALGYKYYSKFIAEKIYRLDPNYVTPAHKYEDGVDFVPTNKFVLWGHHFTSVAGAAPIVGPAIAVYWGWLPAILWVLLGTVFAAGVHDFGTLVLSVRNKGQSMGTLASKLIGERAKKLFLFIILLLVLMVNAVFAWVIANLFISFPASVVSVFIQIPLAIWIGYSVYKKKGSMLLPSVVALAVMYLAAIVASYVPVLQIDLVKYFGGEGATTFMGASATSMAFFVWIIVLMVYVYIASTLPVWKLLQPRDYINSHQLLVGLGLLYLGLLFTNPQVTAPVSNAQADISWFPLLFITIACGAISGFHGLVSSGTTSKQLNNEKEARFVGYLGAVGEGALALIAIIAVITFFPTAGEFSATYSSFTEASGAGLTVFIQGAAQLATGLGIPSVVASTIVSVIIVSFAATTLDSSVRLMRYIISELGTEYNFKPLTKAHVATTAAVVSSAALTLIPQGPKGFGSGGYLLWPLFGTSNQLLAGISLLLISIWLKRLGRNYWPTLIPMLFIMFMTLWAMIDQVITEWAPWAAGSDWLLFSFGAIILVFTIWILLTAASALLNGKDNNIEKSA; encoded by the coding sequence ATGAGTGGTATTTGGCTTGCCATTGCTGGAATTATCATCTTTGCATTAGGTTATAAGTACTATTCAAAGTTCATTGCTGAAAAGATTTACCGTTTGGATCCAAACTATGTAACTCCTGCTCATAAGTACGAGGATGGGGTCGATTTTGTTCCTACTAATAAATTTGTTTTATGGGGCCATCACTTTACATCTGTAGCTGGAGCGGCTCCTATCGTCGGACCAGCTATAGCTGTTTATTGGGGTTGGCTGCCAGCGATCCTTTGGGTACTGCTCGGAACTGTTTTTGCAGCTGGTGTTCACGACTTTGGAACACTGGTTTTATCTGTCCGAAACAAAGGTCAATCCATGGGTACATTGGCAAGCAAGCTTATTGGCGAACGAGCAAAGAAATTATTTTTATTCATAATTTTATTATTAGTACTGATGGTTAACGCTGTTTTTGCCTGGGTCATTGCGAACTTATTCATCTCGTTCCCAGCGAGTGTCGTATCTGTCTTTATTCAAATTCCACTTGCTATTTGGATTGGATACAGTGTTTATAAGAAAAAAGGCAGTATGTTACTCCCATCGGTCGTTGCCCTTGCCGTGATGTACTTAGCTGCCATTGTGGCCAGCTATGTTCCCGTTTTACAAATTGATTTAGTTAAATATTTCGGCGGGGAAGGCGCCACTACATTCATGGGGGCAAGTGCCACGTCCATGGCCTTCTTCGTATGGATTATTGTGTTAATGGTTTACGTGTATATCGCTTCAACTTTACCTGTTTGGAAGCTCTTGCAGCCGCGAGACTACATTAATTCTCACCAGCTATTGGTCGGTTTAGGATTACTTTATCTCGGCTTGCTGTTTACAAACCCGCAAGTAACAGCACCCGTGAGCAATGCGCAAGCAGACATTTCCTGGTTCCCGCTCTTATTTATAACCATTGCCTGCGGAGCCATTTCTGGTTTTCACGGATTAGTATCATCCGGAACGACCTCCAAGCAGTTGAACAATGAGAAAGAAGCACGTTTCGTAGGGTACCTGGGTGCTGTCGGTGAAGGCGCCTTGGCTTTAATAGCGATCATTGCTGTAATTACCTTCTTCCCTACAGCTGGAGAATTTTCAGCCACATACAGCAGCTTTACAGAAGCAAGCGGAGCAGGTCTGACTGTGTTTATCCAAGGAGCGGCCCAATTAGCTACAGGTCTTGGTATCCCATCTGTTGTAGCATCAACTATTGTATCTGTTATCATCGTTAGTTTTGCTGCTACTACCCTGGATTCTTCTGTCCGACTTATGCGCTATATTATTTCAGAATTAGGAACCGAATATAATTTTAAACCTTTAACAAAAGCACATGTTGCTACAACGGCTGCCGTTGTATCGAGTGCGGCCTTAACATTGATCCCGCAAGGACCGAAAGGCTTTGGATCCGGGGGCTATCTCCTATGGCCGCTGTTTGGGACATCGAACCAGCTGCTGGCAGGGATTAGTTTGCTGCTGATCTCTATCTGGTTAAAGCGACTTGGCAGGAATTATTGGCCGACCCTCATTCCGATGCTGTTCATCATGTTTATGACACTATGGGCCATGATTGACCAGGTGATCACAGAATGGGCGCCATGGGCAGCAGGAAGTGATTGGCTTCTGTTCAGCTTTGGTGCGATCATTCTAGTCTTCACCATTTGGATTCTCTTAACGGCAGCCTCGGCCCTTCTTAATGGAAAAGATAATAATATCGAAAAAAGTGCTTAG
- a CDS encoding cory-CC-star protein gives MSNKKLSLKKLVQFYDEVLSLPHKNEIARELRDEDDLFLLLVYSDMLGIPNPAFYYTLELYPYIIEKFHDWHLRMGMDKSPLDGIRCC, from the coding sequence ATGAGTAACAAAAAGCTATCCTTAAAAAAACTAGTACAATTTTATGATGAAGTCTTGAGCCTCCCCCACAAAAATGAAATTGCCAGAGAGCTTAGAGATGAAGATGACTTGTTTCTTTTGCTCGTCTATTCTGATATGCTCGGTATCCCAAATCCCGCCTTTTATTACACCCTTGAATTATATCCTTACATTATTGAGAAGTTCCACGACTGGCACTTAAGAATGGGAATGGACAAATCACCGCTGGATGGAATCCGCTGCTGCTAA
- a CDS encoding ArsA family ATPase, which produces MNDLHQNKILFVGGKGGVGKSTSSAAIAVAFARAGHKTLVVSTDPAHNLGDIFHKKIKHEKTTLEENLWGIEVDPNRESKRYIEGVKDNLQGLVKSKMVEEVHRQIDMASASPGADEAALFDRLISIILEEADEFDKIIFDTAPTGHTIRLLTLPELMSVWIDGMLERRKKINDNYTELLNDGEPIDDPIYEILQKRKEKFSAVRKIILDEKQTGFVFVIIPERLPILETQQAIKQLDKHHLHIKTLIVNKVLPDHADGEFLQKRRKQEQDYLNQIKESFSNQQTVNVPLFEEDVADMDKLSIFASHLQPLTKEETHK; this is translated from the coding sequence ATGAATGATTTACACCAAAACAAAATCCTATTTGTCGGTGGGAAAGGTGGAGTTGGAAAGTCAACCTCCTCCGCTGCAATCGCCGTTGCCTTTGCTCGCGCTGGTCATAAAACACTAGTTGTATCAACCGATCCCGCTCACAATCTAGGAGATATTTTCCATAAAAAGATCAAGCATGAGAAAACCACACTTGAAGAAAATTTATGGGGAATTGAAGTTGATCCGAACCGTGAATCTAAACGTTACATTGAAGGTGTGAAAGATAATTTGCAAGGGTTAGTCAAATCAAAAATGGTTGAAGAGGTTCATCGGCAAATTGATATGGCCAGCGCTTCTCCTGGTGCAGACGAGGCCGCTTTATTTGATCGGCTGATTTCCATCATTCTAGAAGAAGCAGACGAGTTTGATAAAATCATATTTGATACGGCCCCGACTGGGCACACGATCAGATTGTTAACCTTGCCAGAGTTAATGAGCGTCTGGATAGACGGAATGCTTGAACGTAGAAAGAAAATCAATGACAATTATACTGAACTTCTTAATGACGGCGAGCCCATTGACGATCCGATTTATGAGATTTTGCAGAAGCGAAAAGAGAAATTTTCAGCTGTACGAAAAATTATATTGGATGAAAAGCAGACCGGATTTGTTTTTGTTATCATTCCTGAACGGCTTCCGATTTTGGAAACACAACAGGCCATCAAACAGCTAGATAAACACCATCTTCACATTAAAACCTTGATCGTCAACAAAGTATTGCCTGATCATGCAGATGGAGAATTTTTACAAAAACGAAGGAAACAGGAGCAGGACTACTTAAACCAAATTAAAGAGAGTTTTTCAAACCAGCAAACGGTTAACGTACCATTGTTCGAAGAAGATGTAGCAGATATGGACAAACTGTCTATTTTTGCTTCTCATTTGCAACCATTGACTAAGGAGGAAACGCACAAATGA
- a CDS encoding zinc-binding dehydrogenase translates to MKAIVHAEQEGLKGLSLQDIDAPAVQKGMVQVKLKTAGMNRRDIAVTSRHKTDQPPLVLGSDGAGIIEEMGENVQGFTVGDEVIINPGLGWKHTSDAPPEGFDILGLPDNGTFGEYISVPADNIVPKPEHLSWEEAGVLPLAALTAYRVLFTRGKIKSGDTVMLPGIGSGVLTFALKFAKAVEARVIVTSRHEEKLKKAKELGADIAIPTNSDWNEELKNEKVDLLVESVGRATFEQSLSIIRKGGTIVTFGATTEDEVTINIRKFFYGQFNLLGSTMGSAEEFADMLSFIEQHGIKPELDRMFSLSQYKEAFEYLQETKNFGKIGFSIG, encoded by the coding sequence ATGAAAGCTATTGTACATGCAGAACAGGAAGGATTAAAAGGACTATCATTGCAGGACATAGACGCACCGGCTGTCCAAAAAGGGATGGTTCAAGTGAAGCTCAAAACGGCGGGGATGAACCGTAGAGACATTGCTGTCACTTCAAGACACAAAACGGATCAGCCGCCCTTGGTGCTCGGTTCAGACGGAGCTGGGATCATTGAGGAAATGGGTGAAAACGTTCAAGGGTTCACTGTAGGGGATGAAGTAATCATCAATCCAGGGCTAGGCTGGAAGCATACTAGTGATGCACCACCTGAAGGATTTGACATCCTGGGCCTGCCTGACAACGGCACCTTTGGTGAGTATATCTCTGTACCTGCCGACAATATTGTTCCAAAGCCTGAACATCTATCATGGGAAGAGGCGGGAGTTCTGCCCCTTGCAGCATTAACAGCTTATCGTGTCCTGTTCACCCGAGGGAAGATTAAATCAGGAGACACAGTCATGCTTCCTGGGATCGGAAGTGGTGTACTCACTTTTGCATTGAAATTTGCGAAAGCTGTTGAAGCAAGAGTGATCGTTACATCCAGACATGAAGAGAAGCTAAAGAAAGCAAAAGAACTGGGAGCTGACATCGCCATCCCGACCAACTCAGACTGGAACGAAGAATTAAAGAATGAGAAGGTGGATTTGCTAGTAGAAAGCGTGGGGCGCGCAACGTTTGAACAGTCCCTTTCAATCATTCGAAAAGGTGGAACAATTGTAACCTTTGGAGCCACTACAGAGGACGAAGTCACGATTAATATTCGTAAGTTTTTCTATGGTCAATTCAATCTGCTGGGCTCAACGATGGGAAGTGCCGAGGAATTCGCCGACATGCTTTCTTTTATTGAACAGCACGGCATTAAGCCTGAACTCGATCGTATGTTCAGCTTATCTCAATATAAAGAAGCCTTTGAATACCTCCAGGAAACGAAAAATTTCGGAAAAATAGGTTTTTCAATAGGATGA
- a CDS encoding response regulator yields MKVLIVDDDQSLNTFLKDLCEKDGLEAATASNGREGLNELSKHDYDIIIADYHMPAINGLELVQKVRLENQQIPILILTEDNSKETAESFKKAGATDFALKPVKELDIISRIHLHAQIANMRKQLETDEDVYSAKGISKGTLDSVADFLKDHHGANSVDTISKGIGLAYPTVYRYLMYLLKEGKVKQIIDHQKIGRPKKLYRWYTN; encoded by the coding sequence ATGAAAGTCTTAATTGTGGACGATGATCAATCGCTTAACACATTTCTAAAGGATTTATGTGAAAAAGACGGTCTCGAGGCAGCCACTGCATCAAATGGACGTGAAGGACTTAATGAACTAAGTAAGCATGACTATGATATTATCATCGCGGATTACCATATGCCTGCTATCAATGGATTAGAATTAGTTCAGAAAGTACGTCTTGAGAATCAGCAGATTCCGATCCTTATCTTAACGGAAGATAACAGTAAAGAAACTGCCGAATCATTTAAGAAGGCTGGCGCTACAGATTTTGCCTTGAAACCTGTGAAGGAACTCGATATTATCTCCCGAATTCATTTACATGCCCAGATTGCAAATATGAGGAAACAGCTGGAAACTGATGAAGATGTATATAGTGCCAAAGGAATTAGTAAAGGAACACTGGATTCCGTCGCCGATTTTTTAAAAGACCATCATGGGGCGAACTCGGTCGACACCATTTCAAAAGGAATTGGACTAGCGTATCCTACCGTCTACCGCTACCTCATGTATTTATTAAAGGAAGGGAAAGTTAAACAAATCATTGACCACCAAAAGATTGGCAGACCAAAGAAACTATATAGATGGTACACCAATTAG
- a CDS encoding alpha/beta hydrolase: MQRVTFSNSRGLTLVGDLYRNEGTQIVIMCHGFLSNRSSRGRFDLFASTFHKLGYSVLRFDFGGCGESDDTPLTLSNEADDLTSAINYASKAGFTEMVLYGHSLGARVCLEVYHPKYVKTMILTGAGTGPVHYHWPDHFTEEELAELHRTGYFSVKVVDPYREEMMISKEMLLDFEQCNQKQMLSRISCPILLIHGNQGEEEILMPITKQGMKWLPENSKLKVIDGSEHHFMNHLETVQEMLSEWLSTY; this comes from the coding sequence ATGCAGAGGGTTACTTTTTCTAACAGCAGGGGGCTGACTTTAGTTGGTGATTTGTATAGGAATGAAGGGACTCAGATCGTTATTATGTGTCACGGATTTCTTTCTAATCGTTCCTCTCGTGGTCGCTTTGATTTATTTGCGTCTACTTTTCACAAGCTCGGTTATAGTGTACTGCGCTTTGACTTTGGCGGGTGCGGGGAAAGTGACGATACTCCCCTGACATTGTCTAATGAGGCAGATGATCTCACGTCGGCTATTAACTATGCTAGTAAGGCAGGTTTCACTGAAATGGTCCTTTACGGGCACAGCTTAGGGGCGAGGGTATGTCTAGAGGTTTACCACCCCAAATACGTTAAAACTATGATCTTAACAGGGGCAGGAACAGGGCCTGTACATTATCATTGGCCAGACCACTTTACGGAGGAGGAACTCGCCGAACTACATAGAACTGGATACTTTTCAGTAAAAGTCGTTGACCCTTATCGTGAGGAAATGATGATATCGAAAGAAATGCTGCTTGATTTTGAGCAGTGCAATCAAAAACAAATGCTTTCGCGGATCTCTTGCCCGATTCTTCTTATCCATGGAAACCAGGGCGAGGAGGAAATTTTAATGCCTATAACAAAACAGGGAATGAAGTGGCTTCCTGAGAACTCCAAACTAAAAGTAATTGACGGTTCTGAACATCATTTCATGAACCACCTTGAAACAGTGCAAGAAATGCTTTCAGAGTGGTTGAGTACATACTGA